AAGATAGGATgatgagacagagaggtagagaaaatATTAGAGGATGAGATAGAGAGCTACAGAAAAGAATggaggatgagacagagaggTACAGGAAAGATaggaggatgagacagagagCTACATGAAAAATAagaggatgagacagagaggTACAGGAAAGATAGGAGGATGAGACCGAGAGCTATAGGACATATTGGAGGATGAGACAGAGAGCTACAGGAAAGAATGGATGATTAGATAGAGAGCTACAGGAAAGATAGGAGGATGAGACAGATAGTGACAGGAAAGATAGTAGGATGAGATAGAGAGCTACAGAAACGATAGGAGGATGAGATAGTGAGCTACAGGAAAGAAGGAAGGATGAGATTGAGAGCTACAGGAAAGATAGGGGGATGACACAGAGAGCTCCATGAAATATAGGAGGATGAGATAGAGAGCTACAGGAAAGATAGGAGAATGAGATAGAGAGCTACAGGAATGATAAGAAGATGAGACAGAGATCTACAGGAAATAATGGAAGATGAGACATAGAGCTAGATGAAAGATAGGAGAATGAGCTTGAGAGCTAGAGGAAAGATAGGAGGATGAGACAGATAGCGACAGGAAAGATAGGAGGATGAGATAGAGAGCTACAGAAACGATAGGAGGATGAGACAGTGAGCTACAGGAAAGAAAGAAGGATGAGATAGAGAGCTACAGGAAAGATAGGAGGATGAGATAGAGAGGTACAGGAAAGATAGGAGGATGAGATAGAGAGCAACAGAAAAGATTGGAGGATGAGAAAGAGAGCTACAGGAAAGATAGGAGGATGAGATAGAAATCTAAAGGAAATATAGCAGGATGAGATATAGAGCTACAGGAAAGATAGGATGATGAGTCAGAGAGGTACAGAAAATATAAGAGTATGAGATAGAGAGCTACAGGAATGAATggaggatgagacagagaggTACAGGAAATATaggaggatgagacagagagCTACAGGAAGAAATGGAGGATGAGACAAAGAGGTACAGGAAAGATAGGAGGATGACACAGAGAGCTACAGGAAAGATaggaggatgagacagagagCTAGAGGAAAGATAGGATGATGAGATGGAGAGCTACAGGAAAGATAAGTAGATGAGATAGAGAGCTATAGTTGGATGAGATAGAGAGCTACAGGAAAGACAGGAGGATGACATAGAGAGCTACATGAAAGATGGGATGATGAGATAGAGAGGTACAGGAAAGATAGGATGATGAGACAGAGAGGTACAGAAAATATAAGAGGATGAGACAGAGAGCAACAGAAAAGATTGGAGGATGAGAAAGAGAGCTACAGGAAAGATAGGAGGATGAGATAGAAATCTAAAGGAAATATAGCAGGATGAGATATAGAGCTACAGGAAAGATAGGATGATGAGACAGAGAGGTACAGAAAATATTAGAGGATGAGATAGAGAGCTACAGAAAAGAATggaggatgagacagagaggTACAGGAAAGATaggaggatgagacagagagCTACATGAAAAATAagaggatgagacagagaggTACAGGAAAGATaggaggatgagacagagagctataggaCATATTGGAGGATGAGACAGAGAGCTACAGGAAAGAATGGATGATTAGATAGAGAGCTACAGGAAAGATAGGAGGATGAGACAGATAGTGACAGGAAAGATAGTAGGATGAGATAGAGAGCTACAGAAACATTTATCTTCCAGATAAATCAATGACCCAATAGAGAAAGCTACAACATTGTAGATTGATTGCTCAATAACAAGATCCGTAATTATTTCACATTTCAAATACCATAATCTAACTTCAGGAAATGTAAAATTGGTGTTGAAGGTTTTTTGTCGCCATCTAgtgttattcatatttttgtcTTATGTTTGAGGTAATGCTACCTTTTTCTCATCTGCTTTCTATATCCTTCCCTCTCTCGTCTCCTTGAACAATCAATGACATCTATCAACTTTGGCCATTTGCCATCTTCGAAAAACAAACGCACCTCAACGACAACGCTGGGAAAACTCCCTTTCATGTCCTTggaaaaacctcaaaccaaccaTTCCTTCACCCAGAATGAGCACCAGGGGGACCCAGAGGAGGTGGATATGGAGCTTCCTGTCGGCATGAATGTTGAGGCCCTCCACACATCCCTCCTGCCCAGCCTCTACAGAGAGGGGGCACACCCCCCCACCCACATCCTTAGTCTGACTGCTCTCAGGTTGGTACAGCATCAgagacaggtagcttagtgggtaagagcgttgtgccagtaaccgaaaggtcgctggttctaatccccgagccgactatgtgaaaaaaatctgtcgatgtgtccttaagcaaggcacttaaccctaattgctcctgtaagtcgctctggataagagcgtctgctaaatgactaaaatgtaaatatattaacAGAGTTGGGACATTGAGGTTTCTGCATCATgatgtatttacagtggggagaacaagtatttgatacactgccaattttgcaggttttcctacttacaaagcatgtagaggtctgtaatttttatcatgggttcacttcaactgtgagagacggaatctaaaacaaaaatccagaaaatcacattgtatgatttttaagtaattaatttgcattttattgcatgacataagtatttgatacatcagaaaagcagaacttaatatttggtacagaaacctttgtttgcaattacagagatcatatgtttcctgtaggtcttgaccaggtttgcacacactgcagcagggattttggcccactcctccatacagaccttctccagatccttcaggtttcggggctgtcgctgagcaatacggactttcagctccatccaaatattttctattgggttcaggtctggagactggctaggccactacaggaccttgagatgcttcttacggagccactccttagttgccctggctgtgtgtttcgggtcgttgtcatgctggaagacccagccacgacccatcttcaatgctcttactgagggaaggaggttgttggccaagatctcgcgatacatggccccatccatcctcccctcaatacggtgcagttgtcctgtcccctttgcagaatagtatccccaaagaatgatgtttccacctccatgcttcacggttgggatggtgttcttggggttgtactcacccttcttcttcctccaaacacggcgagtggagtttagaccaaaaagctctatttttgtctcatcagaccacatgaccttctcccattcctcctctggatcatccagatggtcattggcaaacttcagacgggcctggacatgcgctggcttgagcagggggaccttgcgtgcgctgcaggattttaatccatgacggcataatgtgttactaatggttttctttgagactgtggtcccagctctcttcaggtcattgaccaggtcctgccgtgtagttctgggctgatccctcaccttcctcatgatcattgatgccccacgaggtgagatcttgcatggagccccagaccgagggtgattgaccatcatcttgaacttcttacattttctaataattgcgccaacagttgttgccttctcaccaagctgcttgcctattgtcctgtagcccatcccagccttgtgcaggtctacaattttatccctgatgtccttacacagctctctgttcttggccattgtggagaggttggagtctgtttgatgttgtgtgtggacgggtgtcttttatacaggtaacgatttcaaacaggtgcagttaatacaggtaatgagtggagaacaggagggcttcttaaagaaaaactaacaggtctgtgagagccggaattcttactggttggtaggtgatcaaatacttatgtcatgcaataaaatgcaaatgaattacttaaaaatcatacaatgtgattttctggatttttgttttagattccgtctctcacagttgaagtgtacctatgataaaaattacagacctctacatgctttgtaagtaggaaaacctgcaaaattggcagtgtatcaaatacttgttctccccactgtacatgacacTACAACATCCTATAGCAGCCATTTTAGCTCCCCGTTAACATTACACGGAGAATATTTAATTAATGCTATGTAACTGAACGTCTTGCATTAGAAAACAATATTTGAAATTCTAAAAGTTGCCTGAACTTTCTGTATGGCCCTGTAGAGCACTGGTGATGGAATACAGACAAAACCTCTCTGTTTGCACCTTTTAGCACCTGTGATGTTTTGTGTTCACTAATCAAGTGTGCAATTAAATATAGACAAATATTTTAATATCTTAGATGCTTGGTATTTGTTTTACATGGTTTAAGTGTGAGTGCCTTTTGAACTCTACTCAGTAGtttagggccccgtgtagctcagttggtagagcacggcgcttgcaacgccagggttgtgggttcgtctcccacggagggccagtatgaaaaaaaaaatgtatgcactaactgtaagtcgctctggaaaagagcgtctgctaaatgactaaaatgtagccaACCTTAGTAACGGCCCTTAGAGGCCTGCCCCCTatagcctaaccttaacccagctAGCAAGCATCTAATGGCCCCTAGAGGCCTGCCGCctataccctaaccttaacccagctAGCAAGCATCTAATGGCCCCTAGAGGCCTGCCGCctataccctaaccttaacccagctAGCAAGCATCTAATGGCCCCTAGAGGCCTGCCGCctataccctaaccttaacccagctAGCAAGCATCTAATGGCCCCTAGAGGCCTGCCGCctataccctaaccttaacccagctAGCAAGCATCTAATGGCCCCTTatagcctaaccttaacccagctAGCAAGCATCTAATGGCCCCTAGAGGCCTGCCCCCTatagcctaaccttaacccagctAGCAAGCATCTAACGGCCCCTAGAGGCCTGCCGCctataccctaaccttaacccagctAGCAAGCATCTAATGGCCCCTAGAGGCCTGCCGCctataccctaaccttaacccagctAGCAAGCATCTAACGGCCCCTAGAGGCCTGCCGCctataccctaaccttaacccagctAGCAAGCATCTAATGGCCCCCTatagcctaaccttaacccagctAGCAAGCATCTAATGGCCCCTAGAGGCCTGCCGCctataccctaaccttaacccagctAGCAAGCATCTAATGGCCCCTTatagcctaaccttaacccagctAGCAAGCATCTAATGGCCCCTAGAGGCCTGCCCCCTatagcctaaccttaacccagctAGCAAGCATCTAACGGCCCCTAGAGGCCTGCCGCctataccctaaccttaacccagctAGCAAGCATCTAATGGCCCCTAGAGGCCTGCCGCctataccctaaccttaacccagctAGCAAGCATCTAATGGCCCCCTatagcctaaccttaacccagctAGCAAGCATCTAATGGCCCCTAGAGGCCTGCCGCctataccctaaccttaacccagctAGCAAGCATCTAATGGCCCCTAGAGGCCTGCCCCCTatagcctaaccttaacccagctAGCAAGCATCTAATGGCCCCCTAGAGGCCTGCCGCctataccctaaccttaacccagctAGCAAGCATCTAATGGCCCCTAGAGGCCTGCCGCctataccctaaccttaacccagctAACAAGCATCTAATGGCCCCTAGAGGCCTGCCGCctataccctaaccttaacccagctAGCAAGCATCTAATGGCCCTTAGAGGCCTGCCACctataccctaaccttaacccagctAGCAAGCATCTAATGGCCCCTAGAGGCCTGCCGCctataccctaaccttaacccagctAGCAAGCATCTAATGGCCCCTAGAGGCCTGCCGCctataccctaaccttaacccagctAGCAAGCATCTAATGGCCCCTAGAGGCCTGCCGCctataccctaaccttaacccagctAGCAAGCATCTAATGGCCCCTAGAGGCCTGCCGCctataccctaaccttaacccagctAGCAAGCATCTAATGGCCCCTAGAGGCCTGCCGCctataccctaaccttaacccagctAGCAAGCATCTAATGGCCCCTAGAGGCCTGCCGCctataccctaaccttaacccagctAGCAAGCATCTAATGGCCCCTAGAGGCCTGCCGCctataccctaaccttaacccagctAGCAAGCATCTAATGGCCCCTAGAGGCCTGCCACCGGCAAAGTTCGCAGCCCGCGTCTGGCAACAACTGGCAGCACTACAGCGGACCATCAGTGGCAAGCTTAGCCGCTGCTATAGCCTTAAGCCTGCTTGTCCCCCCTGCGTTAGACTAGCGTCCTGTGCAAGGGGTGTGGACATTaagctgcctctcctctcctctcctctccgtctcctctcctctcctctcctctcctctcctctcctctcctctcctctcctctcctctcccccccccccccccccccccccctcctctcctctcctctcctccctcccctccctcctctctcctcctcctctccccctctccctcctctccctctcctctccttctcttctccccagTAACAGTCAGGAGCTGGACAGTGGCGTGGGCCGGACAGACGAAAGCACCCACAACGCTGAGTCCTCCGAACACGACCTGCTGGGagaggaccaggaccagaccagCGCCCCCAACACCAACACAACCAACACCCCAGGCAGCATGAGGAAGTTCAGGCCTGGGAATACACCCCCCGTCCCCCCGCTGTCCCACCTCCAAGAGATTCACCTCAGTAATGACTCCCAGCCCAGGGTGGGGCTGTACGGAGGAAAGGGACTGGGAGGGGCGATGGGGACGGGTTCGGGGGGGTACGTCCCCGAcccactgatgatgatgatgccggGTCTGACGGAAGAAGAGTGCGAGAGGTACAGGGAGCTACTGGAGATCAGGTGTCAGTTTCAAAGGAACAGGAAGCTGGCCGAGAGAAGCCAGGGAGGAAGAtcagggggtgaggaggaggaggaggagggcgagaCGTGTGAGGATGAAGTGGGGAGTGACCCAACATTCGACGTAAACTGCAACGAGATCCCGACGCAACACGAGATGGCATTGTTAGAGGAGGAACTACGCCACCTAGAGTTTAAATGTCGCAACATCCTGAGGGTGCAAAAGATGCAACAGCTGAGAGAACGATGCATGAAGGCGTGGCttctggaggaggaggtggtgattGGCCGTGGAGCCCTAACCCCTGGTCCTGACTCCGCCCACGACCACGACACAGACCCAGAGCCCGCCAATGAGATCCACCGCGAGCTGTCGGACATCAATGAGCTCCCTGAGCGGGAGAGGTccgacccagacccagacccagaccaggACAAAGACAGCACCAGTGCCTACAACACCGGGGGAGAGAGCTGCAGGAGCACCCCTCTGGTCAGCACCGAGTTACTCCCCCTCCTGTCTCTGTCCATccaggaggagggtagaggaggggacTCCCATCACCACAGCCGAGACCGGGCCGACAGGGTTGGGTCTGGGCGGGGATGGGAGAGTGGAGGACATGGTAGTCTGAACGGTTCCTTCACTCCCAACACCTACAGGTAATGtcttgtgagatactgtatagatACTTTATAGATACTGTATAGATAATGTATAGATACTGTATAGATACTTTATAGATACTGTATAGATACtctgtagatactgtatagatACTGTATAGATACTGTATAGATACTTTATAGATACtctgtagatactgtatagatACTGTATAGATACTGTGTAGATACTGTATAGATACTGTGTAGATACTGTATAGATACTGTGTAGATACTGTATAGATACTGTATATGCTGTAGAAGTGTATGTCTTGTGCTGTATTATATCCAGTAAATCATTAGGCTGGTTAACATTATTGGTTTCTTAACACAGGATTACCTCTATTTTTGCAAAGAAAATCTCCCTATGAGACAGTAAAGtattctttctttcattctttctttctttctttctttctttctttctttctttctttctttctttctttctttctttctttctttctttctttctttctttctacatTCCTTCcaaccttccttccttccttcattcaTGCAGGAAGTACCAGATCCAGACGACCAACGCCAGCACAAGCCCCGCCCATCCTAATTACCTGTCTCTGACCCAGGGGGGCGAAGGTGTCGGGGTGGGGTCATCATCACGGAGGGGGATAGCTGAGGGCGGAACAACCACAACACCCCCACGGAAGCCCCCCAGAACTAACCCCACCCACCACGACAGGTCAGGGGGTCGAAGCGCAGAGACCAGCCCATACTTCACCCGGCGTCACCGTGGCAACAAGCCTCCGGCACCGGAACGCCACCAGAGCTGCATGCGGCTGCCATCAAGGAATCCTGAGGTCCGGATCGACTCCCTGGACTCTATAGACCGAGCCATGGtcctggggatggggctggggctggaggagagaggggctgCGGCGGGCAGCAGTGGTCACACCAGTCCCAGGAGTGCTAGTGGAG
This portion of the Coregonus clupeaformis isolate EN_2021a chromosome 24, ASM2061545v1, whole genome shotgun sequence genome encodes:
- the LOC121537770 gene encoding PDZ domain-containing protein 4-like, giving the protein MGCNMCVVNRPEEQYQVMFQKGYINGTLRPIDGNGNKVKGRRPSQLPKERNIPNSNSEDPLSLQVVGCRGYRRKGGAMGNVGTMGLVSIPDCVDNCTQTDISFQNILTVGMSTHHQPHGGSSPTQSPPSPPLPHLMDPYVLNEFCTFEYNDPNDYFDITHHEVDRQVELEYEEVELYKSSQQNKLGLTVCYCTDDEEDLGIYVGEVNPNSIAAKNGRIREGDRILQINGVDIQNREEAVAILTREDSINFSLLLARPDIENEHQGDPEEVDMELPVGMNVEALHTSLLPSLYREGAHPPTHILSLTALSNSQELDSGVGRTDESTHNAESSEHDLLGEDQDQTSAPNTNTTNTPGSMRKFRPGNTPPVPPLSHLQEIHLSNDSQPRVGLYGGKGLGGAMGTGSGGYVPDPLMMMMPGLTEEECERYRELLEIRCQFQRNRKLAERSQGGRSGGEEEEEEGETCEDEVGSDPTFDVNCNEIPTQHEMALLEEELRHLEFKCRNILRVQKMQQLRERCMKAWLLEEEVVIGRGALTPGPDSAHDHDTDPEPANEIHRELSDINELPERERSDPDPDPDQDKDSTSAYNTGGESCRSTPLVSTELLPLLSLSIQEEGRGGDSHHHSRDRADRVGSGRGWESGGHGSLNGSFTPNTYRKYQIQTTNASTSPAHPNYLSLTQGGEGVGVGSSSRRGIAEGGTTTTPPRKPPRTNPTHHDRSGGRSAETSPYFTRRHRGNKPPAPERHQSCMRLPSRNPEVRIDSLDSIDRAMVLGMGLGLEERGAAAGSSGHTSPRSASGAPAGPTKAQDSLTKAQDSLTKAQDSLTKAQDSLTKALPLHLPLQLGPDSSRMEWKVKIRSDGTRYVAKRPVRDRLLKARAIKIREERSGTTTDDDAVSETKQGRYWSKEERKRQLLRAREHRRRREFMMQSRLDYLKGDGAPQAGVGGGTMDRKAVGGPPGLQGEPGGSPSILALSQKKLKKRNRRILDNWITIQELLAHGSRSPDGKKVYNPLLSVTTV